The nucleotide window CAGTGCGGATAGCGATGTCGGCTGCTGCTCGATATCCACCGGTTGGTGGATGATTGTCATCTTGACGATGATTGCGAGGCCTCGGTATGGGCGTCCGTTTTCGGGGTTCGCCTGGTCGAGGCGGTACACGATGTATCCGCTGGCTTTGAGCGTCAGTGACGCTTTTAGCCATGTCTCGCAGATCAGCATGATGTCGATGTCCTGGCTGTGGAGAAAAGTACGGAGATCATTAATTTTACCAGTTAATGACTGCGCGTTCCAATACACAATTCTTAGCTCTTTCTCTTTTAGGCCGTAAGAGATAGTGCAGCTGGCGAATAACTTGCGTTATTGCTGAGAGGGCGAGCTAAGCCTGATTTTGGTCAGGCTTAGACAGAGACTTAATCGCTAGTACAAACTCGTCTAGCGTTGGTCTCAGAGACACAGTTACCGCAGTTTGCACTGCGGCAACTATGTCCCTGTGCAGCGCTACGGTGTCGAGCGCTGGGGGTGCTGCAGGCGGCGTCGCTCGGGGCTCCGCTTGCGACATCCTCTGCGGTTTGTGTTGTGGCTGCGTCCGTCCTCGGTGTCCTGTTGTCCGCTGCCTCGGCTGGTTGGCGGGTGCCATGAGGGAACCTGTTGAGTAATCCTCCACCAGGTTTGGTGTGTCCGAGGCCCTAGTGTCGGGGCCTCGCTGCGGGCGGCGGGTCGGCGGTCGGCGTGTGTAGGAGCGGGTGCCCCCCCTCCAGTTGCGCAGCTCCTGCAAGTAAATTGCACACTGCTTGTGGTTGCCTGGGTGGTCCATCAGGCAGTTTGCGCACGTTGCTGGCTCGTCCCTGGGTCGCGTGCACTGGTGCGACAGGTGCGGCAGCGCGCACTTGACGCAGCGCACCGGTCGGTGACATCCCTGTGAGGAATGCCTAAATCCCTGGCACCGATAACATTGCGGTGGCCCGGGTTTACCTCGCCAAGGTTCGACACGAACCTTGGTGTTGATGTCCGCAATGCTGGTGAGGTCGAGAAAACCTGGGTTTTCTCGCTCCGTCCCGTTGAGTTGGACGAAGAAGATGGTGCCTCCTCGTCCTCTACCTGTGGAGATAAGTCGGGCGTGTGATACTGAATACCCCTCTCTGGCACAGGCGTCCTTCACGTCCTGCACCGACATAGATGACGGCAGGCCGCGGATAGCGGCCTTCATCGGCAGGGTCGACTTCTCCGGGTGCTTGACGAACTGGATCCGGGGGTCGAGTGCCTGCTCCTTGTCGAGGTAGGCGAATACCACACGGTATTCCTCTGCGGTCCTGGGGTAGAACCGTATCCCGGTCGGTTCGACGTTCTCGGTTTTGGCCTCAAAACCGAGACGCTCGTTGATGGCCGTCAGGTGGCGGGCCGAGTCTGGGAGGACCTCGACCAGAATCTGGGGCGGTTTGGCCCTTTTGGCCGGCGGCTGCGGCTGCTGCTTCTTCTTCTTGCTGGCTGCGGTATCTGTGGGCAGTGAAGAAGCTTTAGGTGGGGCTTTTGCTGTGGCCGCGTACGTGTCGGTGCTTGCTACCGGGGCAGGTAGCAACACCTTGCGTGGCGGGGCCTGGTGCGAGCCGCCGGCGGCGGGTGTGGATGGCACGGCTGTGTCCATCGGCTGCTGCTGCTGCGAGTCCTGTGGGCAGACGACGGGTTGATTAAGACCGCGTGACATAGGAGTGATGCGGTTACATTCCCGCTTCTCCTCCTGTGCCGGCGGGCTGTCCTCTTCCCGCCGTCTCTTCTGTTGGCGCGCCCCAGAGTGCGCCAACAGGGTTGAGAGTAGGGCCGCCTCGAGCGGCCCGAGGACGCAACTGTCTAGCGACCCCCGAGCTACTCTGTCGAGTTTCCCGAAAATCGCCATCCAGGCGCCCTCGGTTATCTCGAGGCCGGCCTGCGGCCGGCAAGGCGACTGGCGGCGGCGTTGCGGTGAGTTGGCCGGCGTGACAAGTCGAGACCTGTCAGCCGGTTGTGGCGTGACAGGTCGAGACTTGTCGGCCGGCTGGGGCGGCAGCGGGCTCTCGGCACGTGGTGAATGCCTAACACGTGGTGATAAATCAAGCGGCGATAAATCGCCACGTGATAAATCACCACGTGCTTGGTCCCCGTAGTCGGCTGACCGCTCCGGCTCTCCGGTCACGGGTGACTCAGAGTTTCGCTGGTCCTCAGCGTCTGAGCCCTCGTTGGAATCCTCCACGGAGCTTACAACGTCAAGGAACTCTTCCGAGCCGCGACTTGACATTGTTGACCCCGTGAAACTTCCAAACGCGGGCAGACGCTTTGGGCCATCGTTGTCTGGTTCGCCCGTGAATCCGGCGAGCAGGAGCAGGTCAACGTCCGGGAGCTCCACCACATGCACCGGAGCCGGTGCTGCCGCTGTGTCCTCCTCCTGAACGGCCTCTGTCGTCTTGGTAGGCGTCCTGTTGATGACCATGGCGATGGCGTGTGTGTGCGGCGTCGGCGTCGGTTGACCTGGAAAACGACAGATGTGAGTACAAGCTGGTATGGCTAGCGCCGGATGTGTCCGGGCTTTCGCCCCGTTTGCGGCTTGGGTTGTCACCGTAAGGTATCCGCCAAACAAACGGCCACTGCTAACGCTTGGGCTTGGGTTGTCACCGTTAGGTATCCGCCAGCAAACGATCACTGCGAAAGTGGTCTTTTCGACACTGGGGCACACTAACAACAATACTTAGCCTGCACAAACACTGGCGTTAACACACGTCAACTAGTGAGTTGGTTAGGGTGCGTAAGTCTCGAGAGCTAGCTCAAGCGCGTGCGGTCCCGTCAACGTCACAGTTGCGACTCTCTTTTTTCTCAAATGTCTTTTTTCGCCATGCGCGCCCTAAGCTATATAGTCTCACGGAGCGCGCTGATAGTGGGGATATAACGAGCCGACATAACACGAGACCGATCGACCAATCAACGCCCCGAGTGCAAGAGCGCGAATTAGAGAGAGatagagataaaataaaaacaataaataaattaaattaacaaaatattcTATAAGTAAGTTCTATATCTATaggcatatacatatgtatgtatgtatgtatgtgtatagaTAACTAAATATTGTTTGAAATGTAAGACTTCATCATCATATCATATTATGTGTAAATTCATGATTCATGAAAACCTAATCTAATATATCCGTCTATCAGtgagatcatcatcatcatattgaTGACTTTTGTGCCTTGAGATTCGACTTTTTCCGATGCCGATCCGAACACCTATTGTTGTATGTTTATAACTTAGATTTTTGttgatcaatcaatcaatcgatCGATCGACTCTTGTATGTGCTCATTGCAATGAAACAGAGGCGATATGAACCTTTGAATACATTTGTTAGCCCTGAAAAGGGCTTTTTGATGTGCGTATAACGCGCACAGGCGTATGACGTGAGTCGAGAAGAGGCGACACGTCgtcgtcgtataatatttatAGCAACGACAATCGACATCTCCTCTACCATCACGACTACTACCGCGACCGATGTAAGGACGACGACGACAATATGGCGCAGTCTTCTTACTTCTTCGAGGCAGCCTTCTTAGCGGCGGGCTTCGCTTTGGGAGCGGCCGCAGCCTTCTTCGGCTTGGGAGCTTTAGGCTTCTTGGTCGGCGGCTTCGCGGTCTTCTTGGCCTTAGGCGCGGCGGCGCTCTTGCCCTTGGCGGGGGTGGAAGGTTTCTTCGCTGCGGGCTTCTTTTTGGCGGCGGCGGCCTTCTTGTCCTTCGTGGCGGCCTTAGGCTTGGCCGGGGATGCGGCGGCCTTCTTAGCCTTAGCGGGCTTTGCTGCGGCGGGCTTCTTAGCGGCGGCTGATGATTTAGCGCTAGATTTCTTGGCCGCGGCGGGCTTCTTGCCGGCGGATGATGTCTTCGACTCCAGTTTGAACGAACCGGACGCGCCCTTGCCTTTGGTCTGTATGAGTGCGCCGGATTCGACTGCGCTCTTCAAATATTTTCTGATGAAAGGTGCCAGTTTCTCGGCGTCGACCTTGTACTGGGCGGCGATGTATTTCTTGATAGCCTGCAGGGACGAACCGCTCCTCTCCTTCAGCTCCTTGATGGCGCTGTTAACCATCTCGGACGTCTTAGGGTGGGTGGGCTTCGCCTTAGGCTTCTTAGCGCCTGCGGAGGCGGACGCCTTAGGCTTCTTCGCGGGCGTCGCCGGGGCGGGAGCGTCGGCTGCAACTGCGGTatcggccatatttaaaaaaaaaagtaaaataggATGTGTAGTTACAAATTAGTAAATCGCACGAACGATCTGCGCAAAGAGAGAGAACAGCGGACGCGTGTAAGCGGAGCGCTGCGCTGGCGAGTACTAAACACTCCTATTGGGGGCGCCACCTATTATATATATACTCCGGCTTAACCGTAACGCAGACCCTCATGTCGCGGGACGTTTTCTCGTAATAACACTTCCAACTTTTCACTTACTCGTTTATGATTAAACTAAATTTATAgtgaattatattataatgattataataaaattgcacaTGTATATTCTTTATGAATTGATATATCTATTTTAatagaagttttaagttttggAACGGCGTTAAACGAATGAGGTAACTTTACTTTTGGTATTATAGGTTGCGGACACCTCGGGTCTGTTTAAAAAGTgatttttcttaattaaaatCACATTTAACACTATTATGTGTCTTCCGGTTAAAAGCGAAGATACCATAGATATATGTGACACAATAACAATAGTAGAAAATTAtagttataatgttattttgactTGTTGTATTCACTGTCGTAAAACAGCCGTACCGCGCGACTTGGATTGCCTACTACGTTCAGCGGTTTGCTCTCTGTTGGTACACCGATGTAAAACGggataggtattttatattacgtttatataattatgttctatTATAAATTACGATATCACCATTATcatgaatattattataattctcACATGGTTAAACTCAACTCTCTTCTACCGAGGATCATACAAAGCGCGACACTCGACTCGGAGCGAGCGTGCGGGCATGGTAGGTAGAATCTCGTTTAGGTcaggtattttatttagttttggtcCGGCGTAAGTATTTATAATACATTAACGTATGATATTATTATCTGAATACgcctaatattaaataaaacagtaGTGTGTGTTGTTGAACTTAAGAATCTGTTTAGgttgatatatttatttatatgtacttacttaattatattCATCATAGGAACACGAGAGAAGTCTTAGGCATACTGCTGAGTTACTATCATGTATGTTacccatttatttatatatataattaagttaatattaatattttttctagtccaGTCTCTCTATATTTACCTACCTTTCATGGGGGAGTGGGTGAGGTGATGGTGGATGTCCCTGTCTGTTTTATGCACTATTTGCGAATCCTTTACCTAATTGGGCAGTTCATCCTGGTAATTCGTCGTTATCAGTAGAGTAGGTCACAGCCTCACAGGTGTCAGGTGAGAGTGATGTAAAAGGTGGTGTGTCTGTGTGTGCGGGTTGCATGTGATTGTTTTAAAAGTATATATGGTGTTATTATTAGTAAAACTAACTAAGAATTGAGCGAGTTAAGTGTGAGAAATACATTGGATGGATTTGAAAAACGTGAGTacttaatacatacataatgatataaaatatgtactttaatacctacttatttaggtTTGGGTTAGGGCGATGCTAGTCGATATGCTATGCGAGATGCTAGgcgaagatgatgatgatgatgaatgatgatgatgatgatgatgatgatggatgaTTCTTGAAGAGAGGGAGAAAGAAATATGCTGTACTGGGAGGTGGTTAatctatatatgtacttatgccTATTTTATACgagtacataggtaggtaggtacatacctatattctaCAAGCTGTATTCGGCAAGGTCTACTTACTAATAATTAAGTTAAGTTAAATTTGCTTGGTGTACATTAATAATTGTGACGTAGGTACACAATGATGTGCGAGATCGGAATCTAAAGATTTAAAGATATATCTAGCTTGCTCTagtatcaatattattattagcacACAAGAGGTTAAATAACAACTTTAAAGCCCTTTGCttgtaaaacaaacaaaaataactaagtacatacctatataaattaagtacatattataattgTTGTTTTAGAGAGAGAGAGCTGGGCTGGCGTCAAACCACCGAAGCGGCGAACGAGATGGCTGCTTGCTGTTACAAGTTAGAAAATTGGACTTGCGGTGCGGGGTAAGTAAGATATCATTATATATAAATGTACTGACAGtgatatagatagatagatagatagatagatagatatatatatatattttggagATATAGATCGATTGATTGTTTGTCCGTCTGTGTCGCTACTGAAACTTTGTATTGTAATCGCGTAGGTATCATAGAATTATTTGCGGCCCTGAAAAGGGCCTTTTTGTATTTGCGTACTACGGTAATACATGCGTTAGTACATATTACACGATGTCGCGCGCGGCGGGCAGGCAGCGCAAGCAGCAGAGCGCTTAACCACCGAAACCGTAGAGGGTGCGGCCCTGACGCTTCAGAGCGTAGACGACGTCCATGGCGGTGACGGTCTTCCTCTTGGCGTGCTCGGTGTAGGTGACCGCGTCACGGATCACGTTCTCGAGGAACACCTTGAGAACACCGCGGGTCTCCTCGTAGATCAGACCGGAGATACGCTTGACGCCACCTCTGCGGGCGAGACGACGGATGGCGGGCTTGGTGATACCCTGGATGTTATCACGGAGCACCTTCCTGTGACGCTTGGCTCCTCCTTTCCCCAGACCTTTACCTCCCTTACCGCGACCGGTCATTGCGACTTTTAGTTGAGATTAGACTTCTCAGATTAGAATACACGGAACACGACACACGACTTGCGGCGCGCGTCGACACGAGTGGAATAACAGGCGAGCCACGACCTGGTGCGATATTTATACGCTTTACCCTATTGCGGGGCGACGGGGGACGGGGTTAGAGATATCGGagcattaatattttttgatttacttttcattcattcattcattcatgaaatatacatacttaatataatattgaTAAATAATTTCATATGATATGGTTATTTACATTCATTTTGgggatttaaataaatatctacttCATATTACTATTACAATAACTGCGACCGGCTCACGGAAGAGTGTAACTCTCTCTATTTCATTCTCCTCTAATATTTTTGTAAGCATTCAGTTAGTGGTAATAATTTTGTCGatatataaaatttgaattttctatcttGGTAAATCTATATTATTATGTCTTCACATACTTAGCGCGT belongs to Cydia splendana chromosome 26, ilCydSple1.2, whole genome shotgun sequence and includes:
- the LOC134803206 gene encoding histone H1C-like, translating into MADTAVAADAPAPATPAKKPKASASAGAKKPKAKPTHPKTSEMVNSAIKELKERSGSSLQAIKKYIAAQYKVDAEKLAPFIRKYLKSAVESGALIQTKGKGASGSFKLESKTSSAGKKPAAAKKSSAKSSAAAKKPAAAKPAKAKKAAASPAKPKAATKDKKAAAAKKKPAAKKPSTPAKGKSAAAPKAKKTAKPPTKKPKAPKPKKAAAAPKAKPAAKKAASKK